The DNA region TGTCTCATTCTGACCCAGGTATTCGCCCTCGGTGGTCACGCCTTCTTTGAAAAGAATGAACCTGCTTTCGTCAAATATCCCGGCATTACTATCCTGGCTTCCTTCTCCTGGTCATTTGAAAATTGGTTTGGATTACGGCAAGTCTTAGAGTATTTCAAGGGATTGGGGGTTAGGAATTAGAAGTTAGGAGTACCCCTGTTAAGGTGAACATTTGTTCGTATTTGGCAATTGCTTGCCTGAAAGTGTGATCATCCATTGATGTCTGCTTTTGGATAACGGTCAATTCTCCCAATCATCTCTGAAAGTTCGGGGACGTTCCCAATCATTTTCGATCGCTGTTTCTAACTCAATCAATTCTGCTTCTTGCTCAGACTGCGCCAACGATGGCAAAGGTATTTCCAACGGAATTGAGCTTGAATTTGATAGCGTTTGTTGGGTGTTCTCCAGTTCTGCCTTGTCTTGAGCGGCTTGCTGTGCAGTCAGTTCGTCTAAGTGCAAAGGCTTGATAACGCGGGTAATGGCTTCCTGAATAAAGGCTTTAATGAATTCGTCTTTGCGATTGAGTTGAAACTGGCGTTGTACCACTTCTGTAATCCCCCCATCGCCCCAATCCTGATCCTGCCGGAAGTATTCAATGAAACTTTTTCCGGCAATGCGGGTGAGATAAGCCGCTGCAACGGCCTGGATGGCTCGCCCGACAATGATGCCACCCAGACTCAGTTCTAACGCAGTGGTCACTAGGGCGATCGCGCCTTTGATAATTCCCAGGCCAGCCATTGTTTTACTAAGCGATAAAGCTAGTTCCCGGCCCCGTTCCAGGTCAATCTCACAGCCGTAGACCCGGCCAATCTCTACCACCATCTGAGCATTAACGGCAGCGGCTCCTAACAGATCCACCAGGGGTAAAGGAGTGGCCGCAATCACGCCTGCCCCAATCCATTGAAAGCGGTTGACAATTTGATCGGCCTGACGGCGACGTTCTCTGTCAATTACGGCACGAGTTTCATCGGCTAATCGTTGAGATTGCAAGAGGATATTGTCCGCGACCAGATATTCTCCTTCCGCTCGCAGGACTTCTGCCATGCGTTGCAGCAGCGGCATAATCTCCGGATCGGGTTGCCAAAGGGAACCATCTTCTAGCCGCACAGGTTGAGGATTGGCAGAGATGGCAATAATATCAGTGGGTGCTACCAGACCCCGGAGTCGTTGTCGTAAGCGAGCCAGGATGGCTTCTCGATCTTCATCCAGGTAGAGGTCGGCTTTGTTGAGAATGATCAGCGATCGCTTACCAATTTCCGTCAATGCCGCCAGGGGTTCATACTCCGATCGCCGCAAGTCGTTATCCAGCACAAATAGTAATAAGTCGGCTTCAGTGGCGAGTTTGCGGGCGAGTTGTTCCCGTTCCGTTCCGGCCACACCCGCTTCTAAAATACCGGGAGTATCAATGATGTGAATGTCCCGATTCATCCCCTTTAGTTGCAGCACGTAGGTCTGGCCCGCTTCTGTGGTGCCCATCGTTGCTCCCACTTTACCCACCACCTGACCAATGACTGCATTCACCAGGGAGGTTTTTCCGGCCGATCCCGTGCCGAACACCACAACCTGAATGTCTCCCCGTGACAGGCTCTGCTCAATCTGTCGCGATCGTAGTAGTAACTCCCGCCGAGCCACTTCATCTTGAATTTGTGCCACCTGTTGGCGAACTGCTTTCAAAGTTTCTCCCGCCACTTCTACCTTGTCTGTGGGTAGTTGGGGCGGTTGCCGTCGCCGCTGTTTGCGCCGCTCCGCCCGACGCGGCAGAATGAACAGGTAGTAAATCAAAGCAGCAATCAGGCTGGCAAGCAGGGCAATGATCAGCAGCAACAGCACCTGGGACAGCAGTGGGGAATACAACGACACCTGCCAGAACAACCGTTGCAAGGAATCAATCAGCCAGATGGATGCCCCCAGGATGGCGATCAGGCCAGCAGCGAAGGCGAGGAGGCGGGGGAGGCGCATGGGTGGGAGTGGATGGTGGATGGTGGATAGTGGATGGGGAAGAGGTGATGGGAAGATGGGGAAGGTGGGGGAGGTTTGTTTTATTTTAGACCCCTGAATATTGGCGGGTGGTTAGAGGTAAGGATGAAATTGTTGTCTCTCCTGATTAAACGAGATGGCAATCAACAGAGAGGATAGTGAGGCGATCTCTTGCCTCATAGAGATAACCTATGGCGAGGAGCGATCGCACGGATGAAAATTTGGTGAAGCTAGCTGTTTAACTTGTCGCCGTAAGAGGGTGCTTTAAAAGCCCCGGTTTATACCCTTGATCTGTAAGGGTGTAGCATTCGGCTAACAGTTTCGCGGTGGTTTTTAGGGATCCTTGGCCGAATGCCACGCCCCTACACAGGGCGATCGCGACTTCTAAAACATCCTATAAGGAGGCACTCAAACAGCATTATGCAAGGTTTTTACAGAATCAGAATTTAATGTGACACTTGTTGTTAGTGCGATCGCCGCTCTTGTCGGTTGGGTGAAGCATGAAAACCAATCTATGAAGTGGGCGATCGCATTCTCAACCTACTCGCGAGATCCTGAATCATCGGCTAACTTCGCAATCAACGTGTGCTTAAACGCTCCGTACTCTGGAGATGCCAATCCCAGCTTCAAGCATTCCACCACCTGAGCCAGGTTCCCGGCTAACAACTCCTCCACTGCTAACCACAGCCCCGGAAATACTTGACTTTTCCAAATGCCATCTGCATCACCTGGTAAGTTTACATAAATGCCTTCCTGCCAGACAAACCAATCAAACGCCTGATCCAACACGCGCCATACTAGATATTCCTGCACGCCATTACGCCGGTAGACCTGCTGTTTATCATGCAAATCATAGGAGGCGCTACTAGCCGCAACTTCAACAATTAATTCTGGTGCACCCTCAATGTAATCATCTGCTGTAATGCGAGATTGCCCTCCGGCGGTTTCTTCAATTCGCAAACAAGCATCGGGTTGTGGCTCATTATCAGCATCCAGACGAATCGTTGGGTTATCCATCAGCTCAACACCAGGAGTTTCTTGCCAGTAGTTAAATAGCCAGCCCATGATTGCGGCATGAGGTTTACCATGTCTTCTTGCCCGCACGGGAGATGCCATAAATACTCGTCCTTCAATGAGTTCCGCTTTCTGGTGCTTGGGCATGGCATGGTATCGCTGCTCAAACTCAAGCCGAGTTAGGCGATCGCCATTCTCTAAGGGGGGAAGTGGCTGGGATTGCTTGGACGTGACAATCATCTGCTTGCCCTTTATGTTTTCACCTGCGGACGTTGAAGCTTTGAATTCTATCTTACTTCGCAGAAAAGGTCAGTGCGATCGCAAGGCTTTTGTAGGGTGGATTAGCTGACCGTCATAACGTATCACTCAAGAAGTGATGCGTTACGCTACGCTAACTCATCCTACAAAAGCTCCTTCTGCCTTCTGCCATTAACCCCTTGGGGGGGTGGGGAGTATGCCTTCTCTATCGAGTTGCCAGTGCTAGGTCTGGTGATTCCTGACAATAGCTAGGCAGGGATTGACGCAGGCGATCGCCATACAGGGCCAGGGCATTGCCTCCTAAGAGACGGGCAAGGTGGTCACGATCGTAGTTGGTTTTGGTGGCAGCATCCCGAACACAGTTTTGCAGCACGCCATCCCAGTGGCCGTAGTCGCCGGAGAAGCAGGCCAGTCGTTTGCCCACTTCGCCCATTGCCAGATGCATGTACGTGGGAGCCGGATCATCGGATTCAAAGGAGACAAAAATTTGCCCCCGCTCGAAATACTCCATGGGATCCCGGTGGCGCAGATCGTAATGTTCGTACAGGCTGGCATCGTCGATTTGGGTGGGGTCGTGTTCCTTTGTCCACAGCAGATCAAACAAATTCTTCACCTGACTGATCACACTGGTGCTGTTATGGGTGCCTCGTTCCTGCAGCATCAGCTTGGTGACATCCATCACAGAGGGACGGTAGGGATGTTTAGGATCAAAGTCGCGAATGCGTTTTTCCCAGTGTTCGTGCATGGCGTGAGCCAAGTCAGGAAGCCAGCCACAACCGCCTTCCAGAAACCCAACGCGCAGGGTGGGGCATTGTTCAAAGGCACCATCGAAAACCATGCGGGTCATAGCGTGCTGTTGCTGGTTGCGCTGCACAAAGATATGGGTCAGCACAAAGGTTTCCATGTGGTCAGCGATGCCCCCCATCATGTAGGAACCGGGTGCGCCATGAATGCCCAGGCCGATATTCAAATCTACTGCCGCTTGCAAAACGGGCCGAAAATCGGGATGGCTGATCGGTTTGCAGGTGCGGATGTCGGGGAAGGCTTCCGGGTCTCTGGGATGGGGCACGGGCAGGTTGGGCGGAACAGCAACCCCAATCATCCCCAGGTCATTGACGCAGCGGTGCATTTCTTTGATTGCTTCATTCACATCCTGCAGCGGTAACACCCCGATCGGCTTCAGACGATCGCTATAAGGACGACAATCATCGGCCATATAGCTGTTGTATGCCTTGCACAGGGCGATCGCCAGATCCTTGTCCAGTAGTCCCGAAAAAATCAGATTCAGCGTCCCATAGATCACATGTACGTCAATGCCTTCTTGATCCATGTGTTCAATGCGGGGACGGTTGAACATCGCTCCCAGTGTAGTTTCAGGATGCAGGGTACGGAAGCCACCCTTGCCTAAGCCACTGGGTTGGGGAAACAGTTGCACTAAATCCGTTGCACCAGTTTTGGGATTGAAATCCACAATTTTGACGCGCTGATCGCCCAATTTATCAATGATTAAACCAATGCGATCGCGATACTCCGGATCCAGATAGTCCCGCATAATCAAGGGATTTTCCAGCTTATGAGCATCGGCATCAATGACCAACAAACCGTCGTACATCGTAACTCCTTGATAGGTAATGAGGTGAAAGGTGAAGAGGTACTTTCAGTGTTTTATGGCAGTGCATTATGTAGAACTCAATGGAGTTCAGCAGGTGATCAATCTCAGCGACGATCGCTTTACGCGGCGCTAACACATCTTACGTAAGAATTCGGAGTTATTAAATTCACGATCCTAAAAACAATAACCCTGAAGACTGAATGATTCGTTATTAAACCATTCAATCTTCAGGATTGAGAGGGAACCCAGATGATCCGCTCAGGGATCTGAGTCAAATTTTGAGAACCAACAGGAGCAGTAGAAGTCAGGCTTACTCGGCAGTTGCCAGTTCTTCGGTGCTGCCCCGGTTACGTCGGCGGGTGAGGGAGTTAAACAGCATAATGCCGATCGCCTTGATTAAGCTGCCTTCCAGTTCTCTAAACATCTTCATGTTCAGACCAAAGGCATCATTTGCTTCATCGACGATCCGATTGACCGTTTCCTCATCTACGGCCAGATCGTTCATCGCCTGACGGTATTTATTCTTAAAGGCTTTCTCATCCGAGATGGTTTTGAACTCGTAGAAATTGGTGCCTTCTCCGTCGTTCAAGTTCATGCCCCGTTGAGCGATGCCCTTGAGAATTTGCCCACCAGACAGGTCGCCCAAGTAACGGGTATAGGAGTGAGCCACTAGCAGTTCTGGAGCCGTGTTGGAGACTTCCCGGATGCGAGCTACATACTCCTGTGCCGCTTCTGAAGGAGCCACTTGATCCCGCCAGTTAGAACCATAGTAGTAGTACAGATCTTGTTCCAGAGCAGCCTTCCGGTTCAGTTCGGGGAAGTAGATTTGAGACACTACGGGATGGTTCCGTTGCCGTTCCATCTCTTCTTCCATCGCTGAATACACGAAATAAAGGTTGGAAACCAGCTTCCGGTAAGACGTTTTTTCAACGGTTCCTTTTAAGAAACAGGCAATAAATCCGGTATTTTCTGCCATGGTATGGGACTTCTTGGTTCCCTCACGCAGCTTGGTTGCTAAATTGCTACTCATGCTAAATATCCAGCTTAGGGTTGATGTGCAGATGTAAGAGTCGTCTCAAACGCTAAAAAGCACCTAAATTGTTACGTTAGACTGATTTGATGAGCGTTTTTGTTAAAAATTCTGAAGCAGAGATGGGTAAATAGTCACTCATTAAAGGCATGAAAAAACCAGAGCTACTGGGATTTGAGAAAAACTTAGGGGATCAACCCTTTTCCCAACTGCAGCACCCTGGTTTTCTCAGGCTTTACTTAATGATTCTTAATCTTTAGCCTTCATTAGCCACGACTTGCGGCAGGCCCATACTGTAATTCAATACGCGGCTATTCAGGTTGTAGGAGATTTCGCCTTTTTGCAGGAGCGATCGCACAAAGTGTTCCAGATCTGAGCCAATCCGACGCAGATTATATTCCGTCAAATCCGCCTCATTGTAGGATTCAACCAGTTCATCAAACTTGGCGTAAACCTTCTGCAGTGATTCCTCCGTCCAGTTGAATTCATTATCTGGATCCACATCCAGGGTCAGCACGTTTTCACTGGGAACCAGTTCGTTTTTTTCCACTACGGCAGTGAAAATATGGATATGACGGGTGGTTGATTTCAACAGCATGGGACGACGGGTTGGCTACCTCATGTGTACGCCCTCATTGTAAAGAGAAATTGCACCGCATACCAAACATTTCATGACGATAGAATTGGCTCAATGCCTTGCTTAGAGGACAATCTAGTCAGATCATGTCTAAGACGAGGGAAACTTCCGCACATGGTACTCCACCCCTTCCACAAGCTTGTAAGTGCCTGCTCCCATTTGTTCCGAAAACTGCTTTTCTATGGCTTCTACAACTTCTGCCGGAATAGATTTCCAGGCTTCCAGATTAGCCCAGTGGATCACCAGAATCACTTCCTCCGGCTTTTGGGGATTAATCCAGACTTGTTTCCCTAAAAAGCCTGGATATTTGGCGAGAGCAGCCGTCCAGATCGCTTCATCCTTTTGGATAAAAGCTTCTCGCAATTCTTCGGCAACTTGCACTTTCAACCATTCAACGACCATTGATCGCCCTCTACCTGCATAAGTATTTCTATACTATTTCTATACAAAGTGTAAATCTGGTTCCAGGGCGATCGTCTTCCCAGGTGCGGTGAGCCGTACTTCAGGACACCCCAGAACCAGGGTTAGATCTGACAGAATAGGGAGTGTTAGTGGGAGAGGATTGCTTTAGCGCCGGGTTAACCCCAAACAACGCTCGGCGATCGCATCCGTTCTTAATTCGCCGATTTCAGGAAGGCTGCATGGATAACAATCATTGGCTGACACAGCTACTTATGTTAGGGGTGGGCACCACAACTCTGGTCGCGGACAAGCTGCGGGAAGTAAGCGATGAACTGGTTAAGGACGGTAAACTCAATCCTGAGCAGGCCAAAGAAGTAATGGATGATTTGCTGCAAAAGCTCAAGAGTGAGCAGGGCAATTTTGAAGGGCAAATGCAGCGGCAACTGCGCAACTTACTGCAAGACATTGGTGTGCCTCGCCAGTCAGAAATGGATGAACTGCGGGGACGCATCGATCGCCTGGAACGTCAGCTCCGGGAATTAGAAAATCGGCTGTGGCGTTAAGGTTTGGATGTCCTATGTTGATTCCTCCTGGGTTTAGCCAGCGTTCTATTGTCACGTCGCTGGGCAGAATTGTCTATTACGTGCCTGATTCAGAATTCCTACGATTATCGGAGGATGCTTCAGCCTCATCTCCCCTGGTCTTTTTACACGGGTTTGGCGGTGGCTCCTCGGCCTATGAATGGTCAAAGGTGTATCCAGCCTTTGCTTTTGACTATCAGGTATTGGCTCCCGATTTATTGGGATGGGGCCGATCGGATCATCCCGCCCGCAGTTATCGGGTTGAGGATTATACCTCCACCATCATCGAGTTTCTGGAGCAGACTTGTAGTGGCGAACCAGTGCCCGTCGTGGCTTCTTCCCTGACGGCGGCGATGACGATTCGAGCCGCGATCGCCCGTCCCGAACTCTTCAAAGGCTTGATTCTGACCACGCCAGCCGGATTATCAGATTTTGGCGAAAACTACACAAAAAGCTTCTTTGCCCAGTTGGTCAAAACCCCCATTCTGGATAAGCTGATTTACAGCGTGGGTGTGGCAACCCGTGAAGGCATTCGGGCCTTCCTGGAACAGCGCCAATTTGCTCGACCAGAACGGGTCTATCCTGAAATTGTGGAAGCTTACCTGGAATCAGCCACTCAACCCAATGCGGAGTATGCGGCTTTATCGTTTGTGCGGGGCGATCTCGGCTTTGATTTATCGCTCTATATACCCCAGTTAACCGTGCCGACGGCCATTATTTGGGGCCAGCAGTCCCAGTTTACAGGGCCAGCAATTGGTCGCCGCCTTGCAGACCTGAATCCGCAGGCGGTGAAAGCGTTTCAAGTTTTGGAGGATGTGGGACTCACGCCGCAATTAGAGTTACCTGCCGTGACGATCGCCCTGATCCGCCGCTATCTAGTAGAGCTTGGCATCAACCGACCCCTTATCCCTAACACTTAATACCCAAACCCTAAAAACCTCTAGCCCCAGCAGGTGCTAGCCTTTCTTCTCTAAAATTCGGATATCCCGCACATTCAGGTTAGAGAAATTGTAGTTGAACCCTTCCAGTTCGATCGGGGTGCCGATTTTGATCTTGTTATTTCCCAGAACTGGCCCATTTTTGGTGATCTGAGCATTGCCTTCCAGCGTCACCAGCAAATTCTTACTGAGACCAATTTCGGGTCGGGGATCGGGGACTGAAATGGCCTTACCATCTGGCATGGGAATATAAACGTTGTCCTCCAGAGGTTTTACAGACTTAATCTTCACCTCTCCGTAAGGCTGGTTGCGGATCACAATGCTGGTTTTCTCTCCCGGCTTCAGCAAACCCTCAACATTCTGGGCGGCTACTCGAATCACAACCTCCACTTCCACAGGTTTGGTTGTGGAGCCAATTTGGGCTACCGATCCAGAAGCTCCTGGGAAAACGAAGATGCCAACCAG from Leptodesmis sichuanensis A121 includes:
- a CDS encoding DUF962 domain-containing protein; the encoded protein is MSYFAEAKAHFIASHQNPINQALHHITNILAIAAIIYLFIDWRITIVCLILTQVFALGGHAFFEKNEPAFVKYPGITILASFSWSFENWFGLRQVLEYFKGLGVRN
- a CDS encoding YcjF family protein; translated protein: MRLPRLLAFAAGLIAILGASIWLIDSLQRLFWQVSLYSPLLSQVLLLLIIALLASLIAALIYYLFILPRRAERRKQRRRQPPQLPTDKVEVAGETLKAVRQQVAQIQDEVARRELLLRSRQIEQSLSRGDIQVVVFGTGSAGKTSLVNAVIGQVVGKVGATMGTTEAGQTYVLQLKGMNRDIHIIDTPGILEAGVAGTEREQLARKLATEADLLLFVLDNDLRRSEYEPLAALTEIGKRSLIILNKADLYLDEDREAILARLRQRLRGLVAPTDIIAISANPQPVRLEDGSLWQPDPEIMPLLQRMAEVLRAEGEYLVADNILLQSQRLADETRAVIDRERRRQADQIVNRFQWIGAGVIAATPLPLVDLLGAAAVNAQMVVEIGRVYGCEIDLERGRELALSLSKTMAGLGIIKGAIALVTTALELSLGGIIVGRAIQAVAAAYLTRIAGKSFIEYFRQDQDWGDGGITEVVQRQFQLNRKDEFIKAFIQEAITRVIKPLHLDELTAQQAAQDKAELENTQQTLSNSSSIPLEIPLPSLAQSEQEAELIELETAIENDWERPRTFRDDWEN
- a CDS encoding Uma2 family endonuclease is translated as MIVTSKQSQPLPPLENGDRLTRLEFEQRYHAMPKHQKAELIEGRVFMASPVRARRHGKPHAAIMGWLFNYWQETPGVELMDNPTIRLDADNEPQPDACLRIEETAGGQSRITADDYIEGAPELIVEVAASSASYDLHDKQQVYRRNGVQEYLVWRVLDQAFDWFVWQEGIYVNLPGDADGIWKSQVFPGLWLAVEELLAGNLAQVVECLKLGLASPEYGAFKHTLIAKLADDSGSRE
- a CDS encoding amidohydrolase family protein, with amino-acid sequence MYDGLLVIDADAHKLENPLIMRDYLDPEYRDRIGLIIDKLGDQRVKIVDFNPKTGATDLVQLFPQPSGLGKGGFRTLHPETTLGAMFNRPRIEHMDQEGIDVHVIYGTLNLIFSGLLDKDLAIALCKAYNSYMADDCRPYSDRLKPIGVLPLQDVNEAIKEMHRCVNDLGMIGVAVPPNLPVPHPRDPEAFPDIRTCKPISHPDFRPVLQAAVDLNIGLGIHGAPGSYMMGGIADHMETFVLTHIFVQRNQQQHAMTRMVFDGAFEQCPTLRVGFLEGGCGWLPDLAHAMHEHWEKRIRDFDPKHPYRPSVMDVTKLMLQERGTHNSTSVISQVKNLFDLLWTKEHDPTQIDDASLYEHYDLRHRDPMEYFERGQIFVSFESDDPAPTYMHLAMGEVGKRLACFSGDYGHWDGVLQNCVRDAATKTNYDRDHLARLLGGNALALYGDRLRQSLPSYCQESPDLALATR
- a CDS encoding biliverdin-producing heme oxygenase; translation: MSSNLATKLREGTKKSHTMAENTGFIACFLKGTVEKTSYRKLVSNLYFVYSAMEEEMERQRNHPVVSQIYFPELNRKAALEQDLYYYYGSNWRDQVAPSEAAQEYVARIREVSNTAPELLVAHSYTRYLGDLSGGQILKGIAQRGMNLNDGEGTNFYEFKTISDEKAFKNKYRQAMNDLAVDEETVNRIVDEANDAFGLNMKMFRELEGSLIKAIGIMLFNSLTRRRNRGSTEELATAE
- the ndhM gene encoding NAD(P)H-quinone oxidoreductase subunit M gives rise to the protein MLLKSTTRHIHIFTAVVEKNELVPSENVLTLDVDPDNEFNWTEESLQKVYAKFDELVESYNEADLTEYNLRRIGSDLEHFVRSLLQKGEISYNLNSRVLNYSMGLPQVVANEG
- a CDS encoding TIGR03792 family protein, whose amino-acid sequence is MVVEWLKVQVAEELREAFIQKDEAIWTAALAKYPGFLGKQVWINPQKPEEVILVIHWANLEAWKSIPAEVVEAIEKQFSEQMGAGTYKLVEGVEYHVRKFPSS
- a CDS encoding phasin family protein, with the protein product MDNNHWLTQLLMLGVGTTTLVADKLREVSDELVKDGKLNPEQAKEVMDDLLQKLKSEQGNFEGQMQRQLRNLLQDIGVPRQSEMDELRGRIDRLERQLRELENRLWR
- a CDS encoding alpha/beta fold hydrolase; translated protein: MLIPPGFSQRSIVTSLGRIVYYVPDSEFLRLSEDASASSPLVFLHGFGGGSSAYEWSKVYPAFAFDYQVLAPDLLGWGRSDHPARSYRVEDYTSTIIEFLEQTCSGEPVPVVASSLTAAMTIRAAIARPELFKGLILTTPAGLSDFGENYTKSFFAQLVKTPILDKLIYSVGVATREGIRAFLEQRQFARPERVYPEIVEAYLESATQPNAEYAALSFVRGDLGFDLSLYIPQLTVPTAIIWGQQSQFTGPAIGRRLADLNPQAVKAFQVLEDVGLTPQLELPAVTIALIRRYLVELGINRPLIPNT
- a CDS encoding DUF4330 domain-containing protein, which produces MAVVDSQGRLFGKVSLLDLGAGLVILLVLVGIFVFPGASGSVAQIGSTTKPVEVEVVIRVAAQNVEGLLKPGEKTSIVIRNQPYGEVKIKSVKPLEDNVYIPMPDGKAISVPDPRPEIGLSKNLLVTLEGNAQITKNGPVLGNNKIKIGTPIELEGFNYNFSNLNVRDIRILEKKG